A genome region from Gemmatimonadaceae bacterium includes the following:
- the fbp gene encoding class 1 fructose-bisphosphatase: MVNHTPVSVVTIERFIIEQERLYPEASGELSGILYDVALAAKMISNKVRMAGLVDIIGATENENVQGETQQKLDVLSNDIMIKAMDHGGRLCAMASEEEPDIIPIPDRFRTGKYCLMFDPLDGSSNIDVNVPVGTIFSVVRKITNGRQGELEDFLQPGRRQVAAGYIIYGSSTMMVYTTGQGVHGFTLDPSIGEFLLSHPNIRTPHRGKFLSVNDSYEQYWDENVKALMRRYRGLDGQQQAHNVRYVGSLVADFHRNLLAGGVFVYPANTMSPKGKLRLLYEANPLAFVCEQAGGAGSNGRIRILDVQPAELHERTPLYLGSKGDVETAIEMLAPAAATA, from the coding sequence GTGGTCAACCACACCCCCGTTTCCGTCGTCACCATCGAGCGGTTCATCATCGAGCAGGAGCGCCTCTACCCCGAGGCGAGCGGTGAGCTCTCGGGCATCCTGTACGACGTCGCGCTGGCCGCGAAGATGATCTCGAACAAGGTCCGCATGGCCGGGCTGGTCGACATCATCGGTGCGACCGAGAACGAGAACGTGCAGGGCGAGACGCAGCAGAAGCTCGACGTGCTGTCCAACGACATCATGATCAAGGCGATGGACCACGGTGGCCGCCTCTGCGCCATGGCCTCCGAGGAGGAGCCGGACATCATCCCGATCCCGGACCGCTTCCGCACCGGGAAGTACTGCCTGATGTTCGACCCGCTGGACGGCTCGTCGAACATCGACGTCAACGTGCCGGTGGGCACGATCTTCTCCGTGGTGCGCAAGATCACCAACGGCCGGCAGGGTGAGCTGGAGGACTTCCTCCAGCCCGGGCGGCGGCAGGTCGCGGCGGGGTACATCATCTACGGCTCGAGCACGATGATGGTCTACACCACCGGCCAGGGTGTGCATGGCTTCACGCTCGATCCCTCGATCGGCGAGTTCCTGCTCTCGCACCCGAACATCCGCACCCCGCACCGCGGCAAGTTCCTGTCGGTGAACGACTCGTACGAGCAGTACTGGGACGAGAACGTGAAGGCGCTGATGCGGCGCTACCGCGGCCTCGACGGGCAGCAGCAGGCGCACAACGTGCGCTACGTGGGGTCGCTGGTGGCGGACTTCCACCGCAACCTGCTGGCCGGGGGCGTGTTCGTGTACCCGGCCAACACGATGTCGCCGAAGGGCAAGCTGCGGTTGCTCTACGAGGCCAACCCGCTGGCGTTCGTGTGCGAGCAGGCCGGTGGCGCAGGCAGCAACGGCCGCATCCGCATCCTCGACGTGCAGCCGGCCGAGTTGCACGAGCGCACGCCGCTGTACCTTGGCAGCAAGGGCGACGTCGAGACGGCGATCGAGATGCTGGCCCCCGCAGCGGCCACGGCGTGA
- a CDS encoding methylmalonyl-CoA mutase: protein MSPSGIEIRKVYHAEDAAGAVLGEPGAFPFTRGVQPDMYRGRLWTMRQYAGFGTAAESNTRYRMLLDAGQTGLSVAFDLPTQMGIDSDAPLALGEVGRVGVAIDTVEDMHTLLDGIPLDRVSTSMTINATASTLLAMYIVVAEERGIARAALSGTTQNDILKEYIARGTYVYPPVPSLALVAETFRFCAAEVPNWNPISISGYHIREAGATAVQELAFTLANTVEYVQTAIAAGLAVDAFAPRLSFFFACHNDLFEEVAKFRAARRLYAHLMRERFGASETSCRLRFHTQTGGVTLTAQQPLNNVVRVTVQALAAALGGTQSLHTNGYDEALALPTAEAATLALRTQQIVAYESGVAQTVDPLAGSYYVESLTTELATRALALMAQVEALGGSAAAIGTGFFQDEIGRSAYEHQLRVEAGDTVIVGVNRFGDGQDPPTIATPDFSALEGDQVRRLAAVRATRDAVRVESALSAIRDAAAAYAGDAPREPLMPLIIEAVRARASVGEISDTFAAVWGAYRPG from the coding sequence GTGTCACCGTCGGGGATCGAGATCCGCAAGGTCTACCACGCGGAGGACGCGGCGGGGGCGGTGCTGGGGGAGCCCGGGGCGTTTCCGTTCACCCGCGGGGTCCAGCCGGACATGTACCGCGGACGGCTCTGGACGATGCGGCAGTACGCCGGGTTCGGCACCGCGGCGGAGTCGAACACGCGCTACCGGATGTTGCTCGACGCGGGCCAGACCGGGTTGTCGGTGGCGTTCGACCTGCCGACGCAGATGGGCATCGATTCCGATGCGCCGCTCGCGCTGGGCGAGGTGGGACGCGTGGGTGTCGCCATCGACACCGTCGAGGACATGCACACGCTGCTCGACGGCATCCCCCTCGACCGGGTGTCGACGTCGATGACGATCAATGCCACGGCGAGCACGCTGCTGGCGATGTACATCGTGGTGGCCGAGGAGCGCGGCATCGCCCGCGCGGCGCTCAGTGGCACGACGCAGAACGACATCCTCAAGGAGTACATCGCGCGGGGCACATACGTGTACCCGCCGGTGCCGTCGCTGGCCCTGGTCGCGGAGACGTTCCGGTTCTGCGCCGCCGAGGTGCCGAACTGGAACCCGATCTCGATCAGTGGCTACCACATCCGCGAGGCGGGGGCCACGGCCGTGCAGGAGCTGGCGTTCACGCTCGCCAACACGGTGGAGTATGTCCAGACCGCCATCGCGGCCGGCCTCGCCGTGGATGCCTTCGCGCCGCGGCTGTCGTTCTTCTTTGCCTGCCACAACGACCTGTTCGAGGAAGTGGCGAAGTTCCGTGCGGCGCGACGACTCTACGCCCACCTGATGCGGGAGCGCTTCGGGGCCAGCGAGACGAGCTGCCGCCTGCGCTTCCACACGCAGACGGGCGGCGTGACGCTCACGGCGCAGCAGCCACTGAACAACGTGGTGCGGGTGACGGTGCAGGCCCTGGCGGCGGCGCTGGGGGGCACGCAGTCGCTGCACACCAACGGCTACGACGAGGCGCTGGCCCTGCCGACGGCGGAGGCGGCGACGCTGGCGCTCCGGACGCAGCAGATCGTGGCCTACGAGAGTGGTGTCGCGCAGACCGTCGATCCCCTCGCGGGCAGCTACTACGTCGAGTCGCTCACGACCGAGCTCGCGACGCGTGCCCTCGCGCTGATGGCGCAGGTCGAGGCGCTCGGCGGCAGCGCCGCGGCGATCGGGACGGGGTTCTTCCAGGACGAGATCGGGCGATCCGCCTACGAGCACCAGTTGCGCGTCGAGGCAGGCGACACCGTGATCGTCGGCGTCAACCGGTTCGGCGATGGGCAGGATCCGCCGACGATCGCCACGCCGGATTTCTCGGCCCTGGAAGGTGATCAGGTGCGGCGACTGGCCGCCGTGCGCGCGACGCGCGACGCGGTACGCGTGGAGTCGGCGCTGTCGGCCATCCGCGATGCGGCGGCCGCGTATGCGGGCGATGCGCCGCGGGAGCCGCTGATGCCGCTCATCATCGAGGCCGTGCGGGCGCGGGCCAGCGTCGGCGAGATCTCGGACACCTTCGCGGCGGTCTGGGGCGCGTACCGGCCCGGCTGA